The following proteins are co-located in the Pontiella desulfatans genome:
- a CDS encoding peptidylprolyl isomerase, with the protein MAMMISKFHKIIQSKVVWGIFAVAICFAFVTVYTGQKASSGSNQQVDPAKEVAGRLWGEEVSRQEYGRAYQHVYVMYSMMMGRALNINDEINEVITRAAWQRIATLKKANQMGLNATPDQVRNMIVRQPLFQNQQTGGYDKNAYNAFVTGFLPRTGLNAKSFEMMMAENVIIEKASSMAAQGALVTDDEVKKAFHLYNDKITVEYAALPQSLAGTPEVSDEDAKAYYDANPEQFRLPEKAIVKYISFDISAYTNQVSVTDEMVANFYEQNKQHFVKPETATNAVPEYKPLEEVKGTIVDLHINGLAGQKAFEAADAVVAQLSDETTTFEQAAEQAGREIVKNTPAFGATDRVKGIDPTAPFAKAAFNLESDKAHYYSDPVVGRKSVYVIALEKKLPAFLPAFDVVKADAIEAARITASEKAYVEKSESVHKDVEAAIKAGTSFADAISKYNMELQTTLPFNATTQLEGDFANEIMGSTVQYDAGTLVDLISTPSDFLMAYVATKELADEEATLPSMRDELAAGIKQQKAAQLAQAWQESLLKEANFEDLTKKADEETGEES; encoded by the coding sequence ATGGCAATGATGATTTCCAAGTTTCACAAAATTATCCAATCGAAAGTCGTTTGGGGGATTTTCGCAGTGGCGATTTGTTTCGCGTTCGTAACGGTTTATACGGGGCAGAAGGCAAGCTCGGGCAGCAACCAGCAGGTTGATCCCGCGAAAGAGGTTGCGGGTCGGCTTTGGGGCGAAGAGGTTTCGCGCCAGGAATATGGCCGCGCCTACCAGCACGTCTACGTCATGTATTCGATGATGATGGGCCGCGCGCTCAACATCAATGACGAGATCAATGAAGTGATTACGCGGGCGGCGTGGCAGCGCATCGCAACGCTGAAGAAGGCAAACCAGATGGGGCTGAACGCCACACCGGACCAGGTGCGGAACATGATCGTCCGCCAACCGCTGTTCCAGAACCAGCAGACGGGGGGCTACGACAAGAATGCCTACAATGCCTTCGTCACCGGGTTCCTGCCGCGCACCGGCCTGAATGCCAAAAGCTTCGAAATGATGATGGCCGAGAATGTGATTATTGAAAAAGCCTCCTCCATGGCGGCACAGGGTGCGCTGGTTACCGACGACGAAGTCAAGAAGGCCTTCCACCTCTACAACGACAAGATCACGGTTGAATATGCCGCGCTGCCGCAGAGCCTGGCCGGCACGCCGGAAGTCAGCGATGAGGATGCCAAGGCCTACTACGATGCGAATCCGGAGCAGTTCCGCCTGCCGGAAAAGGCGATCGTGAAATATATCTCGTTCGATATTTCCGCCTACACGAACCAGGTGTCGGTCACCGACGAAATGGTCGCCAATTTCTACGAGCAGAACAAGCAGCACTTCGTGAAGCCGGAAACCGCCACCAACGCCGTTCCGGAATACAAGCCGCTGGAAGAGGTGAAGGGAACCATTGTTGACCTGCACATCAACGGACTGGCCGGCCAGAAGGCCTTCGAAGCCGCCGACGCCGTGGTGGCCCAGCTTTCGGACGAAACCACGACCTTCGAGCAGGCCGCCGAACAGGCCGGTCGCGAGATCGTCAAGAACACCCCGGCCTTCGGCGCAACCGACCGCGTGAAGGGCATCGACCCGACCGCGCCTTTTGCCAAGGCGGCGTTCAACCTCGAAAGCGACAAGGCGCACTACTACAGCGATCCGGTCGTGGGCCGCAAGAGTGTCTATGTTATCGCGCTCGAGAAAAAGCTGCCGGCCTTCCTCCCGGCCTTCGATGTCGTCAAGGCCGATGCCATCGAAGCCGCGCGCATTACCGCTTCGGAAAAAGCCTATGTTGAAAAATCCGAATCCGTGCACAAGGACGTCGAGGCGGCCATCAAGGCCGGCACATCGTTCGCCGACGCCATTTCGAAATACAACATGGAACTGCAGACCACCCTCCCGTTCAATGCAACCACCCAGCTCGAGGGCGATTTTGCCAACGAAATCATGGGCTCAACGGTTCAGTACGATGCGGGAACGCTGGTCGACCTCATCTCCACGCCTTCCGATTTCCTGATGGCCTATGTGGCCACCAAGGAGCTCGCCGACGAAGAGGCGACGTTGCCTTCGATGCGCGATGAGCTGGCCGCCGGCATCAAGCAACAGAAGGCGGCGCAACTGGCGCAGGCCTGGCAGGAGTCGTTGCTGAAGGAAGCCAACTTCGAAGACCTGACGAAGAAGGCCGACGAGGAAACCGGCGAAGAGTCGTAA
- a CDS encoding capsular polysaccharide export protein, LipB/KpsS family, which translates to MFSSEKARARVLLLQGPPGAFFKKLQLFLEGKDHDVWRVVFNPADRFYSKKRGRINFYGDLGEWEKWFADFIDGAGIDHVILFGAERPAHRAARSIAAEKGIEVVALEEGYIRPGYITVERGGNNASSPLAGKLPPPEMKYEEQPDFPAEDFKGYRHMCFYNSVYYTLRAFFSVGKQKTMHHREVPLFLEILLWIRNFWRRVTKQSMNFSIIQNLLEHHDGNYYLVPLQVDSDSQLREAGLGWSSLKLISASLKSFARHATPGTRLVFKVHPLARGHVNHATFVPNMARAFGIEDRVDVVDAGSLGLLTRHSAGMLTINSTSGLSALYHGVPLLVAGSAFYAHPELAMGGDGDPDFNSFWRCRHVARKETRRAYLRWVKHEALVVGDFYAPHGVHAACQNIYLKLAERRRVEKAEVEVRNAC; encoded by the coding sequence GTGTTTTCGAGCGAAAAGGCGCGCGCGCGCGTATTGCTTCTGCAGGGGCCGCCGGGGGCTTTTTTCAAGAAACTTCAGCTTTTTTTGGAAGGGAAGGACCATGATGTGTGGCGGGTGGTCTTCAATCCCGCGGATCGCTTCTATTCCAAAAAGCGCGGTCGGATCAATTTCTACGGCGACCTCGGCGAATGGGAAAAATGGTTTGCCGATTTCATCGACGGGGCAGGAATCGACCATGTTATCTTATTCGGGGCAGAGCGTCCCGCGCACCGTGCCGCCCGCTCCATCGCCGCAGAAAAGGGGATCGAAGTGGTGGCGCTGGAGGAGGGCTATATCCGCCCTGGCTACATAACCGTCGAACGCGGCGGCAACAATGCAAGTTCGCCATTGGCAGGAAAATTGCCTCCCCCGGAGATGAAGTACGAGGAGCAACCCGATTTCCCTGCTGAAGATTTCAAGGGTTACCGCCACATGTGTTTCTACAACTCGGTCTATTACACGTTGCGGGCGTTTTTTTCGGTTGGGAAACAGAAGACCATGCATCATCGCGAGGTGCCGCTTTTCCTCGAAATCCTATTGTGGATAAGAAATTTCTGGCGGCGGGTAACGAAACAGTCGATGAATTTCTCCATCATCCAGAATCTGCTCGAACACCACGACGGAAACTACTACCTCGTCCCTCTTCAGGTTGACTCCGATTCGCAGCTGCGCGAAGCCGGACTAGGATGGAGCTCGCTCAAACTGATTTCCGCCTCCCTCAAATCCTTCGCCCGGCACGCAACGCCCGGCACACGCCTGGTTTTCAAGGTGCATCCGCTGGCGCGCGGCCACGTCAACCATGCCACGTTTGTGCCCAACATGGCGCGCGCCTTCGGCATCGAAGATCGGGTGGACGTGGTTGATGCGGGCTCGTTGGGGCTTTTGACCCGCCACTCTGCGGGAATGCTTACCATAAACAGCACATCGGGACTCTCCGCATTGTACCACGGGGTGCCTTTGCTGGTGGCGGGTTCCGCGTTCTACGCCCACCCAGAACTTGCGATGGGTGGCGACGGGGATCCGGATTTCAATTCCTTCTGGCGTTGCCGCCACGTTGCCCGAAAAGAGACGCGCCGCGCCTATTTGAGATGGGTAAAGCACGAGGCGTTGGTGGTGGGCGACTTCTACGCGCCCCATGGCGTCCACGCCGCCTGCCAGAATATTTACCTGAAACTCGCGGAACGCCGCCGCGTCGAAAAAGCCGAAGTGGAAGTGAGGAACGCGTGCTAG
- a CDS encoding polysaccharide biosynthesis/export family protein produces the protein MNSVWTGGGSAAVALFALVLSGCSTLPGSGPSNRQMAKDQNEDPGEREYTVVKLDVDSIHKLGGRRPVKLNETFRKTISGKSGFVLGIGDQLAINIWETSNDGLFSTLESKRARIDAMVDENGQVFVPYVGQVDVAGKSIEAVRSAIENGLKGKAVEPQVQVALKTNVSNNLAVVGDVNAPGRYAVPVGGVRLLDVIAWAGGSRAPIFEAEATIVRGETQDSIRLDEVLTQPGNNVWMEPSDTVQIMHKPRTFTALGAVTSKNRHPFKTEGLSLAEALAASGGLSDGLADAGGVFLFRFESAEILQEAGVAIPEILINDTVATIYRLDFNEPEAFFLARSFKMQDNDLIYVANAFAAEYFKFIRIYVQPLLDISRTSSVLID, from the coding sequence ATGAATTCGGTCTGGACTGGGGGCGGAAGCGCAGCCGTCGCGCTTTTCGCGCTGGTGCTATCCGGATGTTCCACCCTGCCGGGGTCGGGGCCATCGAACCGTCAGATGGCAAAAGACCAGAACGAAGATCCGGGGGAGCGTGAATACACCGTCGTTAAACTGGATGTGGATTCGATTCACAAACTCGGCGGTCGCCGTCCGGTAAAGCTGAACGAAACCTTCCGCAAAACCATCTCCGGCAAATCCGGATTCGTTTTGGGGATTGGCGATCAGTTGGCTATCAACATCTGGGAAACCTCCAACGATGGCTTGTTTTCGACCCTCGAAAGCAAGCGGGCTCGAATTGACGCCATGGTCGATGAAAACGGGCAGGTTTTCGTTCCCTATGTGGGGCAGGTCGATGTGGCAGGCAAAAGCATCGAGGCGGTTCGTTCCGCCATCGAGAACGGACTTAAGGGCAAGGCGGTTGAACCGCAGGTGCAGGTGGCGCTTAAAACCAATGTGAGCAACAACCTGGCGGTGGTCGGCGATGTGAACGCACCAGGACGCTATGCCGTTCCCGTTGGCGGCGTTCGGCTTCTGGATGTCATCGCCTGGGCCGGTGGCTCGCGCGCGCCCATCTTCGAAGCCGAGGCCACCATTGTTCGCGGCGAAACACAGGATTCGATCCGGTTGGATGAAGTGCTCACCCAACCGGGCAACAATGTATGGATGGAACCGAGTGATACGGTTCAGATCATGCACAAGCCGCGGACCTTCACGGCGCTGGGCGCGGTCACTTCCAAAAACCGCCATCCCTTCAAGACCGAAGGGCTCAGCCTCGCCGAAGCCTTGGCCGCATCCGGGGGGTTGAGCGACGGGTTGGCCGATGCCGGCGGCGTATTTCTCTTCCGGTTCGAATCCGCGGAAATTCTCCAGGAGGCGGGAGTGGCCATCCCTGAAATCCTGATCAACGACACGGTTGCCACGATCTATCGGCTCGACTTCAACGAGCCGGAGGCCTTTTTCCTGGCGCGCTCGTTCAAGATGCAGGACAACGACCTTATCTACGTTGCCAACGCCTTTGCCGCCGAATACTTCAAATTTATCAGGATCTACGTGCAGCCCCTACTCGACATCAGTCGGACGAGCTCCGTCCTGATCGACTAA